DNA from Lagenorhynchus albirostris chromosome 3, mLagAlb1.1, whole genome shotgun sequence:
GGGGTCGCAGGCGAGGAGGAGGCGGGCGCCGAGGAGGGGGCCGCAGGGCCAGCGGGGCCATGGCGCTTGAGCATGCACGAGGGAAACTCAGTCTGGCCGAGGGCGGTGGcggcggccgcggtggccgtgtGTGCCAGGGACCAGATGCGCGGCTTGGCCTCGAGGCCCGCCGACGCCCCCGCTGGAGCAAAGCCCAGCTTGGGCTCGCAGGCCTGCGGGCCAACccccgcgcccgcgcccgcgcccgccTGGTGCTCCGGCCGAGCCGCCGTGCTCCGGAGGCAGCTCCGGGCCCTCTCCAGGTCCTGGTCCAGAGTGGCCCCACCCCCGGCGGCCAGGGGCATCCGGAGGGCGCCCGGAGCCTCCTTCCCGGGGGCGCTGGGGCCGTCTGGCATGGCGGGGACTCGATCCAGGCCTCCATCCAGGGGTTGGAAGGGCGGCTTCAGCTCGCACTCTGGGGGCTCCCCCTCCAGGGGGTCGAAGTCCTCCAAGTCGCTGAGCTCCAGATCCTTCTCTTTGTCTGTGGGCTCTGCCAGGAGATAAAGAGTGACCAGTGGAGGGAGACGGGATGGCAAGTTAAGGGAACCCCCTTCCTCACTCCAAGGACCTGGGTACGGGCCCACCTGGGAGCTAGGCAAAGCACCTGCGCCTTATTCTACCTCCCACCACCTCAGGGGCTCCCAAACGCCTACAGGCACCTAGCTGATTTCAGCCTCATATCAAAGGCGGCAGGGGCTAGTGTTTCGAACGTGATTTTGGGTCTCTGAGCGTGCTCCCAGCTCACTGCCACAGGACCCCTCGTGCACAGGGCCTCACACACTCGGGGCCAGGGCATGAATTTGCCGCCTAGGCCCAGGAGTTTGCCTCGTTCCGAAAGGAACCAGCGAGAAGCCACAGGGAGGCGACACCCCCGCATCGCCAACCCCCCCCCACGCACCTGCACCTTTGGTGCTCTTGAGGGGCTGCGCCCTGGCTTCCTCCTcgcccccctcttcctcctcgcCCTCCGCGTAGGGCCGCTTCTCATCCGCACACTTGTTCCTCGGCGGCCACGTCATCTTGTTCTCCTTCTTGAGGCGCCGGCGCGCGTTGGCGAACCAGGTGGAGACCTGCGTGAGGGTCATCTTGGTGATGATGGCCAGCATGATCTTCTCGCCCTTGGTGGGGTAGGGGTTCTTGCGGTGCTCCTGCAGCCAGGCCTTGAGGGTGCTGGTGGTCTCGCGCGTGGCGTTCTTCCGCCGCGTGCCGCTGTCCATGGTCCCGTACCTGGAGACAGGCTGGGCAATGGGGCGCCGGCAGCGGCCCCTGCGCCGCGGGCAGGCGGCCAGCGCCAGGCCCACGCGGCTGCAGTCCCGGTCGTGGAGGTGTGTTTGTGGTGGCAAGACCTGGGTTTTACCCGGGCAGGCACTgccttttaatgtttatatttgatTAAACTTAGATGGAGCCAGAGAGGGCtctgtgggtgggggaggagcgCGGGCGCGAGGCCCGGCTAGGTCTCCGTCTGTCTACGTACACCTATGTCTCTTTGAGTTCCTTTATCGGGCCCCGGAAACCACACTGCAGCGAGGGCTTCGGGAGTCCGGACAGACGGCATGGGGGCGGGGAAGGGCGGCGGCTTGCTAGGAGGCCAGGATGGTCCTAACCCAAGGTCAGCCGGACGTGACCCGAGCAATGCCCCTCCTTCTGCCGCCCAAACTTTCAGTGGGGGCGTGGCGCtggtaggggcggggcttggtgctccgtgggggaggggcagtgaggaGGGGGAGATCCCTCACCTGTCGTAGGGGTACTGGCCCAACGCCGGCTCGTAGGGGTAGTAGGCTGTGGCCGCTGCCGGAGCGAGGCCCGCATGCGCAGATCCCGGTGCGTCCTTGGAGTCGAAGCTGTTCTGTAGGAGCCAGTGAGCCTGGGGTCGCAGCTTCCCGGATGCGACCCAGCTCGAGCCCCTCCCCTAGGATCACTGGCTCCTGCCTCACTCTCACAGACCACTGGGCCGCCccccatcctccccacccccgtcTGCATCACGCATTCCCAGACTCTGCCTCGGGCCCAGGCAGCGAAGGAGCCCCAAGACGTGGAGTGAGGAGGAGCAGACTTGGGGGGTGTTGGGGGAATAAGGGACAGGagaagggggatggggggaggatagggggagggacggggaggatgggggagggacggggaggatggggggagggaaggaagggatgggggaggatgggggagggaagggggaggaaaggggaggatgggagagggacggggaggatgggggagggacggggaggatgggggagggaaggggggatgggggagggaagggggatgggggagggaagggggatgggggagggaagaggggatgggggagggaagaggggatggggaaggaagggggatggaggagggaaggggaggatgggggagggaaggggaggatgggggagggaaggaggatgggggagggaagggggatgagggagggaaggggggatgggggagggaaggggggatgggggagggaaggggaggatgggggagggaaggggaggatgggggagggaaggggaggcaaGGAGGTAGGGGGAGAGATGAGGGGGGAGCGACTGGGGGACAGCAGAGGAGGAGGGTGAAGGAGGGAACGGGGGTGGTgacaggaggggaggagagaagtgagggggagggaggaagagggcgACCGGGAGGAGTGAGGGACAGGGGACCCAGGGGACCCAGCAGGCTGGAGCGAGCTCCGACAGAACCAGACATCTGACCCCAACTTAACAGCAAGcagaaaacaataaatacattaaatacaaCGGCCCACCTGCCAGGACACCCCAACCCTGGGGATGACGGGGCTCCGAAGGACCAAGCTAGGCGGCTCAAAGTCGAAGGTGTGCTTCTCCCAACCCCCTTGCCTCCAGAGTGCGGGGAAAGTGAGTTTGGCAGATCGAGGGGTAGGGGCATGCGCGGCAGGGATTAGCTTTGACAAACACCCCTTCCCCTTACCAGCGAGTAAAAGGCAGACGCCTCAGAACCGTAGGTCACGTAGTTGCCGTAGCCCTGCGAGCCGCCGTAGGGGCCCCCATAGACGCCAAGCGCCGCCGCTGAGTTCAGCTCGTGGCGCGCGGTGGCCAGCAGCCGGCTCTCGTAGACCGGGCAGTAGACGGGCGCCTGGGCTGAGGCAGCCGGCCTGGAGTCGGCCAGCGTGCGGCCACCGGATTCGCAGCACGTGCTCAGGGAGTTGGTGGTCATCAGGAACTGTGGAGAGAGGAGCCGCGAGGAAGGGCGGGGCCCCCGGGCGCGAGGCTGCTGCCCTGGGCCTCAGTCGGCCCCACGTGCAGCCCAGGAGCGCGCACCCCGTGTCCTCGGTGCTCCCGCCATCCCCAGCGGGCCGCGCGGTCCTTCCCGTGGCGAGCTTGTGTTCCTGGCCTCCTCCAGCCACATGGGGCCCAGCCCGACCTGGCCCGGAATGTTCACACcctccccggggtggggggtgttggTTTCCAAGGCCGCAGGGCTCACGCCCTCTTGTACACGTCTATCCTGGGTCGCTGGGCTCCCCGGGGGCGCAGCCTCAGAGCCCAGGAGGGGGTGGAGGACAAACGAAACGGGATATGGGGCCCTGCCAGTCGGATTTCCTCAGCGCCTCTGCCCTCCCCCGGGTCGGGCGCGAGGGGTACGTGGCACAGACCCTGCTCACTGTGAGGCGACAGCGAGTTGCTGGCCTAGCGGGGCCCCCTTACCTGGGGTGCCGAGGAGTAGGGGTACCCAAACTGCGGGTAGGACATGGCGGGCGCGGCCCGGGGTCGACGGGCGGGGCCGGCGGGGTCCTGCGCGAGGGGGACGGCGTGGCGCGGCCACTGCTCCGGGGCCGCCGGCTTCTAGGCGCTGGGCGGGCAAAGCAGAAGAGCGGGTTAATTCAGACACGCGCTCCACAAACTTTTCTAACTGGGTAGGAAAGTGAGCCGCGACGGACGCGGCGATCCTTTTAGCTTCACAGTCCGGAGCCTCCAGGGGGCTCTGGGACCGACCGGCCTCGCAGCGGCGACACAAATACATATtttgcaaaaaaggaaaaaaaaaaaaaagagtcgtgCGAATCCGTCACGTCAGCGGCGCGCGGCTTTAAGCGGCGGAGGCTCTGACGTCAGCCCCACTCCGCGCAGCCCGGCCGGGCGGCAGACGCGTGGGTCGCTCGGCCGCGCAGCCCCGGGCGGAGGGCGCACGGCTGTAACAAATGAATTTCATCCGCGGAGTCAATAGCGCCCCGACGAACCGTGTTTCTCCTTAGTCACCGAGGAGGGGAGGCActtttaattagaaattaattaatgAGCAGCTGCTCCTTTCCCACCCCACTGTAATCATTAGTCTCAATTACAAATGAGACATATGAGGGGTCTACGAGGGAGTCTTCACCAGAGATGTAATCAACAGTTAAGATTAGCCGCGCGCTGGCGcagccggccaggcggccagccGGGCCTCTGCTCTCCGCGCGCCCCTCCAGGTGGAAGGAAGGCAGCTCCGCGGGCCGGCGCGCGGCTAAGGAGGGCGGCGCGGGCCCCACTATTGTTTAACCGGGACTCAGCAAAGCCTCCCACCAGTTCGAACCCTACAGCGGGCTGCAATTCCAGAAGCAGCGCGGCTACCAGCGCGTCTGCATCTGGAGGCCAGAATGCCCTCAGTGTGTGGGTCTGGGCCTTCCCCAGAGCCCGCCGCCCCAGGGCTCGGTGGGCCAAGAGGGCTTGCCACTCTCGGCCGCCGTGTTCCCGGGGAACAACCCCCTCCTCGCCCAGCAAGTTCCAGCTCGGCGCACGGGCCCTCCCTTTTCTCCCCCACCCGCTCCCGCGGGCCGCCCTCCCTCaagcctccccctgcccctcgcGGCTCAACCCGGGACTGCCAGACAGCCCAGCGCGGTCGGACGAGCAGCTTTCCCGACTCGGCTCCGGGGCCCCTCCTGCTGCGCTCGCTCCGCCCGGCGACCTTCGGGCCTAGGTACGGGGGAGGGGCGCCCTTCCCTGCCCAGGGCACAGGGAGCGGTCTGGGGAGCGGTCGAGCGCCCACCCCTGCACTTCCCCAGCCAGCCCCGGCCCTGGGCCCTTGCCCGAGTCCAGAGTGGCGGCCAGCGCACAGGCGGTAAGGGGACGCCCGGGCCACCCGGAACCCCGGCCCGCCTCTTGCGCCGCCACCCTCCGGGGGCCGGGCTCGCCCCTGCTTCTCCCGCCCGGCCTGGCCTCCCGCGGTCGCCGGGAGGGAGCCGTGCACGGCGGCGCTGTGCTGACTTGCTGGGAAAGAGTCCTGGGTTCAGACCTGTGAATCGCCCCGGGGTCACCCTCTAATTAATGACGACGTTCTCGCCCTCTCCCCAGCTGCAAGCCTGCCTCCCAGAAACGGAATCTGCCCGCTCTGACAGCTCGGTTGAAGGTGATTGATGAGTATCTAGAGACCACAGCGCGCATCATATAATATCTGCTGCGTAATTGCTTTAATTTACAGATGAAAGTGCGAGTTCTCCGATCCTGTTGGATCGCAGCCGGCCACGTCCGAGCTGCTCGCAAAGAAAATCATCGGAAATAATGAATAGACGCTCCATGCAAATTATTCAGACAGCTTAGCGTCTGTAGCCGGGagagatatataaagaacacGAGTCAAATGACATTAATAATTGTTTTGGAGTTCTGTATTGATTTCGTGGCGGccgtgtttctttctttctcacctgAATTGCTAATATCACCTTCCTGTAAATAATAAGAAACTAGCCACCGGGGCTTCTGGGCAGAAATgaatctctcaatctctctccctcttcctcctctgctcctcccctcccccattctccctcctcccatctccttccaGTTTTCTGGCTTCTGCTGAGGCTTTTACGGAACATCCTCCTACTTTCCATTATTTGTTTACAAACAACTCACTCTCCCCCAGCAATGAGGCCGGGGGCAGGAAGGCGCGGGAGCCCAGGGTGGCTGAGGGCTCAGCAACCTCCACAGGAGGACGGCATTCAGCATCCTTTCCTCACTCCATTCCCGTGGCCGTGGCCCCGGCCCCGGCGATTGTGAGCGCTCAGCGCCGGGGAGGAAGCCACCGCCCAGGTCCCAGCGGCCAGCGCCTCGGGGCTACCGCTCGCCGCGCGTGCCTCGCCCAGGCCTGCATTCCCTTCCGTTTCTGTCCCCGGAGACTCGGGCCGCAGCTCGCGGGGAACAGTACCCCTGAACGCGCCGCCATTCACCTGAGTAGACGTGCTCACTCTCGGAGCCAGGTGGGCACAGCAGGTCCGTGGGGGCCTCTCGGGGAGAGGTTTCAGGGGCTGCCGTGACCATCGCTGCTACGTTCTCCGGTTTTCCTTTCCAGCCTTAGTGCGTAAATAGACACTCCCAGttcccgcccgcccgcccgcccggttCTCGCGGGCCACCTTCTTTCCATGATCTTGAAATCCCGCTCACCGGCGGCGCTTTCTCAGGGCCCTGCACCTTGATCCTCCGcttcctgccccaggcccagcccaggctGCTGCGTGAGGGGCCGCCCCGCCCCCGTTTGGGGTAGCTTGGGGCTGCCGGAGGAATCGCGCGACCTTGCGGGCCGCTCACGCAGCCCCATGGAGGCCACGTTAGCCCGTCTGTCTCCAGCTGCGGGCACCCCCCTGACACCCCGCTGACAACCTGTCTGCCGGAACCCGGGTACTTTCTGGGCCATCTTTGCCCCCTAGGTAATACGGGAATAACGAGCCCGTGCTCTTTCCGAAAAGGCCCAGCCTTGAGCTGAGGAACCCCGGGTTTCCTTCCCAGAGCAGACAGACAGGAGTGTCAGAATCTCAGGCGCCATCAGCTACACGTACCTGCATAGACGCGGCTTATACTGAGCCCACGTCCCTCGAGGGACCCCCGGTTCTAAATACACCCGTGGGCAGGACCTGCCAGAAACCACGAGGCTCCCCACGGGCAGGGCGGCGGCTAGGATTTGGTCGGGTGCCCCCACTGTCTGCTGAGCTCGAGAGGAGCCAGGGCGAGGGGGTCTGAGGACGATTAGCCCCAAATGTTAGGGGTCCGCAGGTCCCCCCTTTTGCCCAGGGATGATGTCGGCCGTCGGAACCACGGAGAGCCTCTGGGTACAGAGGTCGCTTCCAGACCTTCCTCCGCTCCCGGCGGGGCTTCACCCCTGACACCAGCTGAGCCTCCGCGGTTTGGCCGATTCGGCGCCGGGGGCCACCGCGGTCCCCCGCATCGAGAGCCGCGGAGGGCGGGGAGAGGGGCTCTCTCCAGCCCAGAGAAGTTGAGCCGAGCCAGAGGGCAGGGGCGGGAGCTCACAGCCCCGGGCAGGGGCCTTCTTATCTAAGGCGCAGGGCCGAGCCCTGGTGGCGCGCGGGCCGCCCACTGCTCGTGGACACCCGTGCGGGGTGTGGGCTCAGGGCGTTCCAGGTGTCCGTGCGCCGCACTCGCGAACCCCGAGGGTGGCAGGTCGCTCCTTCGCAGCCTCTCCTCTGGGGTCCCCCGCGACGCCAGGGCGCGAGCTGCAGGCGCGCGGGGTGAACCCTCCTCCCGAAACGCCCCGCATCCCGGCCCGCTCCCTCCGGCTCTCCCACCGCGGCCCCGCCGCTGGCACGCAGGGCGCCGCCCGAGCCGGGAAGGAGGGCAGCCGGGTGTCCCGGCGCAGGCGCCCGGCTCGGCGCGGCCTCCGCGCCGCCCGCCCGTTTTCCGCCACTTGCGCCGACGCGGCGGCCTCCAGAGGCCCCACCAGCGGGCAGCAAACTTTGCGCCCCCAGCGCAGCAGCAATCCTAGCAAAGTTTGCGCGGCTGAGCCCACTCCCTACCTGCGCCGGGGACGCGCCCGCCCGCGCCGCTCGGGCGCCGGGGCCGCGGGGACCAGCGCGCAGCCCGGGACGCACCGGGgagtcgccgccgccgccgccgccgcccgcgcccctCGGCGGCCGCGCGGAGCCTCCTCCTCCCCCGCAGAGGGGAGGGGTCTCGGAaccccggggcgggggcgggcgcggGCGCGGGGACATCGCCTACCTGCGGTGGCGCCGGGCCGCTGACGGCCGCCCGCGAGGGCTCTGCGCGGCCGCTCGGCGCGCGCGCTCCGGCGGGGAGCGGGCGACAACTAATGGAGACATCTCCAGGCGGAGCACCTGGCGAGCGAGCGGAGCGCGCCGGCGTCCCCAGGCGCCGCGGTCGTCAGCCGAGCCCGCACCGGCGTGACGTGGGCGAGCGAGCGCGCGGCTCCCACCCGGCCGCCCATTAACGCTTTCCCCCGCGGACGCCGCGCGCTCGCCAACTTTCCCCTCCGCCCGGCCGGCGCGGGGTGCGCGGGGCGCCGGAGCCCGGATGAGGGGCGCCCGGGGGCGGAGGCGAGGTGGGGGCGGGGACGCCTGGCTCGAGAGGACACCCCAGCCGGAACAGGGTAGCCTCGATTTGGCCAAACGCTCGAGGTGGCCTGGGGCTCCTCAGGAGCCCTCGGGGGCCCTCCCCGCGCCCAGGCTGCGCTGCCTGGGGCCTCCAGAGCCCGGAGCCGCGCCCGGAGACAGCGCCCCCTGGTCCCGCCTCCTTCCGCCTCCTCCCTCCTCAGTCCCTCTTGGCCGCAGCCTCCCGGTGCTGGAGATCCAGCTGCGAGCCTGGCCGCTGAAGGCCTGCGAGCTACCCCTCCGAGTAGGCTGGGATCCTGGCTCCCGGGCCTGCCTCCCTCGCCCTCCCTACGTGTGCCCCTTCACCCCAGTGGAGCCCACTTTTCCCGCTGGGTCCACACTGATTCCCACCTGGGCAGGCTCTCAGGGCAGCAGGCCCTGGGCGGGGCGGGAGCCTCGGTATGGGCACGAGGCTTGGGCAGGTGGAGGTGAGTGTATCAAGGTGACAGAAACTGCTTGGGGACCAGCAAGCTTGTGACCTGCCCAGGACCGGACCACCTGCCAGGGGAGCTTTTTCAGGCCTGTCCAGAGCCCTACGGGGCTgggcctctggcctgggaacaCATGTCCACGTGGACAGCCTGTCTGCTTCTGCAGCCTGAGGCTGGGAGGGAAGGCCCCGTGGTGGGCCCAGGTCTGGGCCTCCCTGACCCCTGCCCCTCACTCAGGCAGCTTGGAACCCCTCGCCCTGgtgtcctcccccaccctcatCATTTCCACTTCAAAGAACCATGAACTTGTTTGTCCTGTGATTCGTGGCCAGGCAATGACGGTTAAGGTTTGTCGACTTGGATGATGTCTGAGAAAGTTCCTTGCTGTCCCCCTCACCGCCCACGCCTTGTTTTCCAAAGCCCTGCAGGGACCGGAAAGGCAGTGCCTTCTGCCTGCTTCACTGCTGGTGTGCAGGGCTGGTGCTGGCTTTGTCTCCAGGCGTTGCCATCTTTTCGTTTTCCCCATGGAACAGGGCTTCCACTGAGAGAGAAGGGGGGCACCAGCCCCTGGCTTCCTGCCCTGGTGCCGGGTCCAGAGCTTCCAGTGGCTTCTGTGGGAAGGACCCAGctgtggcctctgggcctgctcTGTAACAGGAGGGTGGGCCCCGTTCAGGCGGCAGACCTGTAGGCATCCACCCAGAGGTGCATGTCACTGTAGCCCACTCCCTGGGCTGAggaagggtggtggtggggggggtgtccTCTTAgtaaggatggggtggggggagccattTGGTCCcagcaggaagggagggaaggcgCAGTGCaccctggggaggggcggggcttgCCTGGCTCTCAGTCCTGCGGTCGGTGGTGGTCCGCTCTcttcccccatctcctccctcctgctgtccCTGATGCTCTGAGTAGCGCCCTGGGGCCAACAGGGACAGGCACGTCACCCTCCCCTCAGAGCTTGCCTGCACTAAGATTCTTTTCATAGCTAAGGATGAGCAAAGGCAGGTTTTGTGTTTACGACCTTGATTGGGTGATAAACTCATTTCACTTTCACCGAGGCCTTTTTAACAACAACAGCTGCGGAGTTAGGGAGCTCTGGCAGCCTGAAAGCCTCCGGTCCTGCCGGGTTTCTGTAACCCCGACCACAGCAGGCGCGTCAGGAGGCGGCACCAGCCCGGGAGTGCGGCTCCGTCGTCCTTTCCTGGGGGGCAGGGCCTCCCTTCACTGGACTCCCCCAAAGTCCATAATTGGATGCCGTCAGGCCTGACCTTGCTCTGGACCCCTGACCCAGTGGCCAGAAGCATCAGTGGCCGTCCTCTGCCCCTCAGCCCTTGCCCTCGAGGGCAGGGAGCTGCCCCAGCCCTCCTGCCACATTGCCAGGCCCTCCTGGCTCTGGGGAAGTGATGGAAATACCCCTGGCGGGCGAGGTCTCTCTTTGGCATAGGCGGAGTGGTCAGTCCGAAAGCGAGTCTGCAGCCTCGGCCCCTCTGAAGGGCCGCACAGCCCACGCTGTGACCCCACTTCTGGTCGGTCCTGGCTCCCCAAGGGAGCACGTTTCAATATATCTTTTGTTCTTCCTGTTGGCAGAGCCGCTGTGAAGCACAGTCTCCGCgcccccagggcctggctgggccTGCATCCTCCCCCCTCGCCTGAACCTTGCTGCGACTTGCAGAGGCATCTGGGGTTTGAGAGCCCACGCTGGTGCTGACTGGGCCGGCTCCGACACCGCCCCCGGTGCCGCCATTGCCTGGGGGCCCGGGGGTCCACGGCCTCATTCTCCCCTGCTCCCTGGGGACCCAGGGAGGGCAAGAGGCTCTCACCCAGGCCGAGGAGGAGGCCGCAAGAACTGGTCCCGGGGAGGACAGCCTCTGGGCCCTGCTGTCCCAAAGACACTGCTGTCCTTGGAGGGCCCAGCCCTCGGTAACGCTCCTTGGCCCGGCTCAGCTGCAGAGCCGCGTGATGGGGCCCGGATCCCAGGGTTGCAGAATGGAGAGCAACACCTTTCACTTTGCCAAGGGTCCCCTGGGACCCTGTTCCCCACCGGCCCTGGGACTGCAGGGGAagtctttctcccttcctttcccccctTTGAAGTGCAGCACCCGACTCGGAATTACTTCAAGCAGAATGTCAGCGTGTTTCCTTTTGGAGAGCAGCGTGGTGTCTGGGTTAGAGCCGGTGACCTGTGGCCCGGCCACTGCACGGAATGACCTTGAGGGGACGGGTGGGCAGCGGGCGTCATGCCTCCCTGTCTCACCTCCCTTCCTCGTGAGGTTGGAAGGAGGCCAAGGCAGCAAAGGTtggaaagttgtttttcttttcccctcactTCAGGAATATGTGTGTCTGTGATGTTGAAATGCGTCAGCAGATTTTGGGGAGATTTCTATTATTAAAAGTGAAACGCTGTTAATCCAAACAATGTCTGTGGTCTGTATGTTTAAACTTAAAACATACCGCGCACGGCCTCAAGAATCGCCAGTGTCCCAGCCCAAAAAAGACATCCAAAGGACGGGATGTTATCTTAAATTGCAAGTAAAGGTAACAGTACACACCATCGCCCTGGAATTTGAATATTGTTTTGAATTCCTTGACACAGAGttacaaaagaaaatctttagCA
Protein-coding regions in this window:
- the IRX4 gene encoding iroquois-class homeodomain protein IRX-4 isoform X2, which encodes MSYPQFGYPYSSAPQFLMTTNSLSTCCESGGRTLADSRPAASAQAPVYCPVYESRLLATARHELNSAAALGVYGGPYGGSQGYGNYVTYGSEASAFYSLNSFDSKDAPGSAHAGLAPAAATAYYPYEPALGQYPYDSRVGLALAACPRRRGRCRRPIAQPVSRYGTMDSGTRRKNATRETTSTLKAWLQEHRKNPYPTKGEKIMLAIITKMTLTQVSTWFANARRRLKKENKMTWPPRNKCADEKRPYAEGEEEEGGEEEARAQPLKSTKEPTDKEKDLELSDLEDFDPLEGEPPECELKPPFQPLDGGLDRVPAMPDGPSAPGKEAPGALRMPLAAGGGATLDQDLERARSCLRSTAARPEHQAGAGAGAGVGPQACEPKLGFAPAGASAGLEAKPRIWSLAHTATAAAATALGQTEFPSCMLKRHGPAGPAAPSSAPASSSPATPAPAGALDRHQDSPVTSLRNWVDGVFHDPILRHSTLNQAWASAKGALLDPGPLGRSLAGGANVLTTPLARSFPPAAPQDAPASGAAKELLATPKAGGKPFCA
- the IRX4 gene encoding iroquois-class homeodomain protein IRX-4 isoform X1; this translates as MSYPQFGYPYSSAPQFLMTTNSLSTCCESGGRTLADSRPAASAQAPVYCPVYESRLLATARHELNSAAALGVYGGPYGGSQGYGNYVTYGSEASAFYSLNSFDSKDAPGSAHAGLAPAAATAYYPYEPALGQYPYDSRVGLALAACPRRRGRCRRPIAQPVSRYGTMDSGTRRKNATRETTSTLKAWLQEHRKNPYPTKGEKIMLAIITKMTLTQVSTWFANARRRLKKENKMTWPPRNKCADEKRPYAEGEEEEGGEEEARAQPLKSTKGAEPTDKEKDLELSDLEDFDPLEGEPPECELKPPFQPLDGGLDRVPAMPDGPSAPGKEAPGALRMPLAAGGGATLDQDLERARSCLRSTAARPEHQAGAGAGAGVGPQACEPKLGFAPAGASAGLEAKPRIWSLAHTATAAAATALGQTEFPSCMLKRHGPAGPAAPSSAPASSSPATPAPAGALDRHQDSPVTSLRNWVDGVFHDPILRHSTLNQAWASAKGALLDPGPLGRSLAGGANVLTTPLARSFPPAAPQDAPASGAAKELLATPKAGGKPFCA
- the IRX4 gene encoding iroquois-class homeodomain protein IRX-4 isoform X3, whose translation is MSYPQFGYPYSSAPQFLMTTNSLSTCCESGGRTLADSRPAASAQAPVYCPVYESRLLATARHELNSAAALGVYGGPYGGSQGYGNYVTYGSEASAFYSLNSFDSKDAPGSAHAGLAPAAATAYYPYEPALGQYPYDRYGTMDSGTRRKNATRETTSTLKAWLQEHRKNPYPTKGEKIMLAIITKMTLTQVSTWFANARRRLKKENKMTWPPRNKCADEKRPYAEGEEEEGGEEEARAQPLKSTKGAEPTDKEKDLELSDLEDFDPLEGEPPECELKPPFQPLDGGLDRVPAMPDGPSAPGKEAPGALRMPLAAGGGATLDQDLERARSCLRSTAARPEHQAGAGAGAGVGPQACEPKLGFAPAGASAGLEAKPRIWSLAHTATAAAATALGQTEFPSCMLKRHGPAGPAAPSSAPASSSPATPAPAGALDRHQDSPVTSLRNWVDGVFHDPILRHSTLNQAWASAKGALLDPGPLGRSLAGGANVLTTPLARSFPPAAPQDAPASGAAKELLATPKAGGKPFCA
- the IRX4 gene encoding iroquois-class homeodomain protein IRX-4 isoform X4; the protein is MRASLRQRPQPTTPTSRRWASTPTTGSACPGKTQVLPPQTHLHDRDCSRVGLALAACPRRRGRCRRPIAQPVSRYGTMDSGTRRKNATRETTSTLKAWLQEHRKNPYPTKGEKIMLAIITKMTLTQVSTWFANARRRLKKENKMTWPPRNKCADEKRPYAEGEEEEGGEEEARAQPLKSTKGAEPTDKEKDLELSDLEDFDPLEGEPPECELKPPFQPLDGGLDRVPAMPDGPSAPGKEAPGALRMPLAAGGGATLDQDLERARSCLRSTAARPEHQAGAGAGAGVGPQACEPKLGFAPAGASAGLEAKPRIWSLAHTATAAAATALGQTEFPSCMLKRHGPAGPAAPSSAPASSSPATPAPAGALDRHQDSPVTSLRNWVDGVFHDPILRHSTLNQAWASAKGALLDPGPLGRSLAGGANVLTTPLARSFPPAAPQDAPASGAAKELLATPKAGGKPFCA
- the IRX4 gene encoding iroquois-class homeodomain protein IRX-4 isoform X5; this encodes MQTGVGRMGGGPVVCESEAGASDPRGGARAGSHPGSCDPRLTGSYRTASTPRTHRDLRMRASLRQRPQPTTPTSRRWASTPTTGSACPGKTQVLPPQTHLHDRDCSRVGLALAACPRRRGRCRRPIAQPVSRYGTMDSGTRRKNATRETTSTLKAWLQEHRKNPYPTKGEKIMLAIITKMTLTQVSTWFANARRRLKKENKMTWPPRNKCADEKRPYAEGEEEEGGEEEARAQPLKSTKGAEPTDKEKDLELSDLEDFDPLEGEPPECELKPPFQPLDGGLDRVPAMPDGPSAPGKEAPGALRMPLAAGGGATLDQDLERARSCLRSTAARPEHQAGAGAGAGVGPQACEPKLGFAPAGASAGLEAKPRIWSLAHTATAAAATALGQTEFPSCMLKRHGPAGPAAPSSAPASSSPATPAPAGALDRHQDSPVTSLRNWVDGVFHDPILRHSTLNQAWASAKGALLDPGPLGRSLAGGANVLTTPLARSFPPAAPQDAPASGAAKELLATPKAGGKPFCA
- the LOC132518792 gene encoding uncharacterized protein LOC132518792 codes for the protein MPSVCGSGPSPEPAAPGLGGPRGLATLGRRVPGEQPPPRPASSSSAHGPSLFSPTRSRGPPSLKPPPAPRGSTRDCQTAQRGRTSSFPDSAPGPLLLRSLRPATFGPSCKPASQKRNLPALTARLKVIDEYLETTARII